From Nonlabens sp. Ci31, the proteins below share one genomic window:
- a CDS encoding thioredoxin family protein, whose translation MKKIYILIAAVTLTACGTQKASTDKTATTTPTTMEDKINAANQIDGTLDIGASYAKDASGNLTGIVQKDAFMQAPYNSWFNSSIATYEADQETIDALKLALVDVEIRAYMGTWCGDSKRETPQFYNILEAAYFDMDQLTMITVDRSKKKPVKLVSDYNIQRVPTFIFYRNGAEIGRYVERPRESLEKDMLKIVTGQEYKHSYDN comes from the coding sequence ATGAAAAAGATATATATACTCATTGCCGCAGTGACACTTACTGCTTGTGGGACTCAAAAGGCTTCTACAGATAAAACGGCGACCACGACTCCAACCACAATGGAAGATAAAATAAATGCTGCTAATCAAATAGATGGTACCCTGGATATAGGTGCTTCTTATGCAAAAGATGCCTCTGGAAACCTAACTGGAATCGTTCAAAAAGATGCTTTTATGCAAGCACCTTATAACTCTTGGTTCAATAGCAGTATAGCAACATATGAGGCAGATCAAGAAACAATCGATGCTCTTAAATTAGCCTTGGTAGATGTAGAAATAAGAGCTTATATGGGTACTTGGTGTGGTGATTCAAAAAGAGAAACTCCTCAATTTTATAATATCCTTGAGGCGGCCTATTTTGATATGGATCAACTTACCATGATCACTGTGGATCGTTCTAAAAAAAAACCTGTAAAATTAGTTTCTGACTATAACATCCAGCGCGTACCTACTTTTATCTTTTACCGCAACGGAGCAGAAATAGGCCGCTATGTAGAACGACCTAGAGAATCTCTAGAAAAAGACATGTTAAAGATTGTTACTGGTCAAGAATACAAACATTCGTACGATAACTAG